The following are from one region of the Aquirufa lenticrescens genome:
- a CDS encoding nuclear transport factor 2 family protein, with amino-acid sequence MKNVFIALFCLIGSTAFAQSEDEGIKSAITSYTEGFTKGDTASLGRAFASNALLRNLNTSTGKIADMPLRKFIAGMPVGGAKATGALLNYSYAGTSAVATVEFKFDDFKYIDLLSLMKINDEWKIVCRVFSRVALDVNLASGQGAKVGAGKTTPAAKKQTAPAPKAKKDDGW; translated from the coding sequence ATGAAAAACGTATTTATTGCGCTATTTTGCCTTATCGGCAGCACCGCATTTGCACAATCAGAAGACGAGGGCATCAAATCTGCCATCACCTCTTACACAGAAGGCTTCACAAAAGGGGACACAGCGAGTTTAGGTCGTGCCTTCGCTAGCAATGCCCTATTAAGAAATTTAAATACGTCGACTGGAAAAATCGCAGATATGCCTTTGCGTAAATTCATTGCCGGTATGCCAGTAGGTGGGGCGAAGGCAACGGGAGCTCTGTTAAACTACTCTTATGCTGGAACTTCAGCCGTGGCGACCGTAGAATTTAAGTTCGATGATTTCAAATACATCGACCTCTTAAGTCTCATGAAAATCAACGATGAGTGGAAAATCGTTTGCCGCGTATTTAGCCGTGTTGCTTTGGATGTGAATCTGGCTTCGGGTCAGGGTGCCAAAGTGGGTGCAGGGAAGACGACTCCGGCAGCAAAGAAACAAACTGCTCCAGCGCCGAAGGCTAAGAAAGACGATGGATGGTGA